One region of Salvelinus namaycush isolate Seneca chromosome 3, SaNama_1.0, whole genome shotgun sequence genomic DNA includes:
- the LOC120043862 gene encoding LOW QUALITY PROTEIN: myb-binding protein 1A-like protein (The sequence of the model RefSeq protein was modified relative to this genomic sequence to represent the inferred CDS: inserted 2 bases in 1 codon; deleted 1 base in 1 codon), with the protein MWEIENEPVRPKMTDAKGILQQNREFQDFFWDIAKPEQEIRLKAIENLIQYLKTSQKTDELTYTLKRLVDGLAHTREAGLPGFSLALGQVLSVFEEVPLRTAFDQIKEKHNLANVKKKLIRNAAFGNFFGVLALSQSTRLPKDPQVVLECVQLLQSLSQYRELLRDLPRKTMVDILSETSEEVFEEVLLGALQTDLSSAFSTPEQLQLLLVAMQKFPQVLKLKKLKKLLGTSTIITMDNIPKLTDVLKMAARSVKKDRLLPAVEISLREDNFELFWRETIINGMLKDQPGPTHYLSYRLLGSALPLLTLAQLKQVLNGEVMRAYGEHVVSAQLPDRFKFAPEMETYIGDFLQGCDDPEKQLAVMVAFSLLTNQGYPVVPSFWRVVQHLQPTALQSYVDWLKDMFLNPRLDSCLDFSTRRQKENQEGGVQRENCIFRLRKWIIPRLTSIAENNQVKREEALVMDVARFVFFHAFFNAKKATPDILETVPLDEKARVVIINSFFGLLQHINHLPLLGDSPEVSARNQRHVQGVTADGSMWIFCLVRYADTLLNQPKYAQSTQPFSPEQRQAWDSMLASVGTPMKKSKKGQTPETSAFQQLFLLVGIHLFKVPEDLVDLMQDLQNCMEKAQEKSKKKKNAVLQERRSPAEVGTSCSLLSQPSRHIRHVCRTVFSNICLHVTARALTAILDVLDPDKEEEDSAIVVTDDKDSDKIKKKDQKKEGEDDDEDDEEMISSEESDASDDDSDEGEDEAMEEGGEVDQNFRIELMKVLQNQGALATEVDGSEDDELDDEAMMKLDGSVVALFLEQKKKMQAKKDEKDKLKKEKTLVRDFKIKVLDLVEVFLVRQGSSPLVLGMVEPLLSVIESGMSSESDQQEQDFLRKAADIFKNQLCRAKQYCKTVGDRQGELHDXKTQKLSDSSVSLYFFSASLYLVKAPGGLSRRQELRFMGNVDVERVSALFKGALCSFMTCRKSPLSGLMFVDLFTRFPVLCVNLLVNAVEHITTGVREHQQSQASAMVLRGLQSREVQQLLAGDPWAGLLQQAVGRVAAVGIKHLTQA; encoded by the exons ATGTGGGAGATAGAAAATGAGCCAGTGCGACCGAAAATGACTGATGCCAAGGGTATTCTCCAACAGAACCGCGAGTTCCAGGACTTCTTCTGGGATATCGCTAAACCTGAACAAGAGATACGGCTGAAGGCCATTGAAAATCTCATACAATATCTGAAGACTAGTCAAAAG ACAGATGAGTTGACATACACCCTGAAGAGACTGGTGGATGGCTTGGCACACACTAGAGAGGCTGGCCTGCCAGGCTTCAGTTTGGCTTTGGGACAG GTACTGAGCGTGTTTGAGGAGGTACCTCTGCGTACAGCCTTTGATCAAATCAAAGAGAAGCACAACTTGGCGAACGTGAAAAAG AAACTCATCAGAAATGCTGCTTTTGGGAACTTCTTTGGTGTGCTCGCCCTGTCTCAGTCCACACGCCTTCCAAAG gaccCTCAGGTGGTGCTGGAGTGTGTCCAGCTCCTCCAGAGCCTATCGCAGTATAGAGAACTCCTGCGGGACCTGCCCAGGAAGACCATGGTGGACATCCTGTCTGAG ACATCAGAGGAGGTGTTTGAGGAGGTGCTGCTGGGAGCCCTGCAGACAGACCTGTCCTCCGCCTTCAGCACCCCTGAGCAGCTGCAGCTCCTTCTGGTGGCCATGCAGAAGTTCCCCCAGGTGCTCAAGCTCAAGAAGCTGAAGAAGCTGCTGGGCACCTCCACAATCATTACCATGGACAATATCCCTAA GTTGACAGATGTACTGAAGATGGCGGCCCGCTCAGTCAAGAAGGACCGCCTGCTGCCTGCGGTTGAGATCTCTCTGAGGGAGGACAACTTTGAGCTCTTCTGGAGGGAGACCATCATTAACGGCATGCTGAAAGACCAGCCGGGGCCCACACA TTACCTGAGCTACCGGCTGTTGGGTAGTGCCCTGCCCTTGTTGACCCTGGCCCAGCTAAAACAGGTGTTAAATGGAGAGGTGATGAGGGCCTACGGGGAACACGTGGTCTCTGCACAG CTCCCAGACCGTTTTAAGTTTGCCCCCGAGATGGAGACGTACATTGGCGACTTCCTGCAGGGCTGCGATGACCCGGAGAAGCAGCTGGCGGTGATGGTGGCCTTCTCCCTGCTCACCAACCAGGGCTACCCCGTGGTGCCCTCCTTCTGGAGGGTTGTGCAGCACCTGCAGCCGACAGCACTGCAGAGCTACGTGGACTGGCTCAAAGACATGTTCCTCAACCCCCGGCTGGACAGCTGCCTGGACTTCAGCACCCGCAGGCAGAAGGAGAACCAGGAGGGCGGAGTCCA GAGAGAGAACTGCATATTCCGCCTGAGGAAGTGGATCATTCCACGCCTAACCTCCATCGCGGAGAACAACcaggtgaagagagaggaggCTCTAGTGATGGATGTAGCCAG GTTTGTCTTTTTCCATGCGTTCTTCAATGCTAAGAAGGCCACCCCAGACATACTTGAGACAGTGCCCCTGGATGAGAAGGCCAGAGTCGTCATCATCAACTCCTTCTTTGG ATTGCTGCAGCATATCAACCACCTGCCTTTGCTGGGCGACTCCCCTGAGGTGTCAGCCCGCAACCAGAGGCACGTACAGGGTGTGACGGCTGACGGCTCCATGTGGATCTTCTGTCTGGTGCGGTACGCTGACACCCTGCTCAACCAGCCCAAGTACGCTCAGAGCACCCAGCCCTTCAGCCCCGAGCAGAGACAGGCCTGGGACAG TATGCTGGCGTCAGTGGGGACTCCAATGAAGAAATCTAAGAAAGGCCAGACTCCAGAGACCTCTGCTTTCCAACAACTCTTCCTGCTGGTTGGCATTCACCTCTTCAAG GTTCCAGAGGATTTGGTAGACCTGATGCAGGATCTGCAGAACTGCATGGAAAAAGCCCAAGAGAAgtccaagaagaagaagaatgcg GTTCTACAGGAGAGGAGGAGCCCCGCTGAGGTGGGGACATCCTGCTCTCTCCTGTCCCAGCCCAGTAGACACATCCGTCACGTCTGCAGGACTGTCTTCTCCAACATCTGTCTCCACGTCACCGCCAGAGCCCTCACCGCCATCTTGGAT GTTCTGGACCcagataaagaggaggaggacagtgcCATCGTGGTGACGGATGATAAAGACTCTGACAAAATAAAGAAGAAAGACCAAAAAAAAGAA GGCGAGGATGATGATGAAGACGACGAAGAGATGATCAGTTCA GAAGAGTCGGATGCATCAGACGACGACTCTGATGAGGGTGAAGATGAGGCCATGGAGGAGGGGGGCGAGGTGGATCAGAACTTCCGCATTGAGCTGATGAAGGTCCTACAGAACCAGGGTGCTCTG GCCACCGAAGTGGACGGCAGCGAGGATGACGAACTGGATGATGAAGCCATGATGAAGCTGGACGGCAGTGTCGTAGCACTGTTCCTTGAACAGAAGAAGAAGATGCAGGCCAAGAAGGATGAGAAGGACAAGCTAAAAAAGGAAAAGACCCTTGTCAGAGACTTCAAGATCAAG GTGCTGGACCTGGTGGAGGTGTTCCTGGTCAGGCAGGGCAGCAGCCCTCTGGTGCTGGGCATGGTGGAGCCCCTGCTCAGCGTCATCGAGAGCGGTATGAGCTCCGAGAGCGACCAGCAGGAGCAGGACTTCCTCCGCAAGGCCGCAGACATCTTCAA GAACCAGCTGTGCCGGGCCAAGCAGTACTGTAAGACCGTAGGCGACAGACAGGGGGAGCTCCATGA CAAAACCCAGAAGCTGTCTGACTCCTCAGTGTCACTCTACTTCTTCAGTGCATCTCTGTACCTGGTCAAGGCGCCCGGGGGCCTCAGCAGACGGCAAG AGCTGAGGTTCATGGGTAACGTGGACGTGGAGAGGGTGTCGGCCCTCTTTAAAGGGGCACTCTGCTCCTTCATGACGTGCAGGAAAAGCCCTCTGTCAGGCCTAATGTTTGTCGACCTCTTCACCCGCTTCCCT GTTCTGTGTGTGAACCTGTTGGTGAACGCAGTGGAACACATCACAACAGGAGTCAGAGAACACCAACAG AGCCAGGCCAGTGCCATGGTGCTGCGGGGGCTGCAGAGCAGGGAGGTACAGCAGCTGTTAGCAGGCGACCCCTGGGCAGGGCTGCTTCAGCAGGCGGTGGGCCGTGTGGCAGCGGTAGGCATCAAACACCTCACCCAAGCTTAG